The following proteins are encoded in a genomic region of Desulfovibrio sp.:
- the rplS gene encoding 50S ribosomal protein L19: MDIIRKIELENQRMDLPAFRSGDTVKVHLRIVEGEKERIQVFQGNVIRIKRGTTSATFTVRKVSDGVGVERIFPLNSPFIDRVELITQGRVRRSRLYYLRALKGKAARIKPRGRF; the protein is encoded by the coding sequence ATGGACATCATCAGGAAAATTGAACTGGAAAACCAGCGCATGGATCTTCCCGCGTTTCGCTCCGGCGACACGGTGAAAGTGCACCTGCGCATTGTGGAAGGCGAAAAAGAACGTATCCAGGTCTTCCAGGGTAACGTTATCCGCATCAAGCGCGGCACCACCAGCGCCACCTTTACGGTGCGCAAGGTTTCCGACGGCGTGGGCGTGGAACGTATTTTCCCGCTCAACTCGCCCTTTATCGACCGCGTTGAGCTGATCACGCAGGGCCGCGTGCGCCGCAGCCGCCTGTACTACCTGCGTGCCCTCAAGGGCAAAGCCGCGCGCATCAAGCCGCGTGGCCGTTTCTGA
- a CDS encoding ribonuclease HII gives MGREAMSRPARPRNQQTQASLVQLVGLPSAPLPQDDSPLLQTSSQTVQQIYTAGIDEAGRGCLAGPVVAAAVILPECYDLPGLNDSKACSAKTREMLAPRIRQCAVAWGLGVVWPARIDAINILQATFEAMSRAVRCLRCAPAHLLIDGNKTVPGEVFAFHWRKGHTAPLPSQRSIIGGDASEPAISAASILAKTYRDKLMTRLEKRWPGYGFEAHKGYGTEDHYDALRRLGPCPQHRLTFRGVLPEKPTPQQGSLL, from the coding sequence ATGGGCAGAGAAGCAATGAGCCGCCCGGCAAGGCCGCGCAACCAGCAGACACAAGCGAGCCTTGTCCAGCTGGTGGGCCTCCCGAGCGCCCCGCTGCCTCAGGATGATTCTCCCCTTTTGCAGACAAGCAGCCAGACCGTTCAGCAAATTTATACCGCAGGCATAGACGAAGCTGGCCGAGGCTGTCTGGCCGGGCCGGTAGTAGCCGCTGCGGTCATATTGCCGGAATGCTACGACCTGCCGGGCCTCAACGATTCAAAGGCGTGCAGCGCCAAAACCCGCGAAATGCTCGCCCCGCGCATACGCCAGTGCGCTGTGGCCTGGGGCCTGGGCGTGGTGTGGCCTGCCCGCATTGACGCCATCAATATTTTACAGGCCACCTTTGAAGCCATGAGCAGGGCCGTGCGCTGCCTGCGCTGCGCCCCGGCGCATCTGCTCATTGACGGCAACAAGACTGTGCCCGGCGAGGTATTTGCCTTCCACTGGCGCAAGGGGCATACAGCCCCCCTGCCATCGCAGCGCAGTATTATTGGCGGCGACGCCAGCGAACCTGCCATTTCAGCCGCGTCCATCCTTGCCAAAACATACAGGGACAAACTCATGACCCGGCTGGAAAAACGCTGGCCCGGCTACGGCTTTGAAGCGCACAAAGGCTACGGCACAGAGGATCATTACGACGCCCTGCGACGCCTTGGCCCCTGCCCGCAGCACCGCCTGACCTTTCGTGGCGTTTTGCCCGAAAAGCCAACTCCGCAGCAGGGCAGCCTGTTGTGA
- a CDS encoding YraN family protein: MNLGRKGEEAARKLLQRSGMELLDCNWRSGRLELDIVCRDDDTIVFVEVKTRSGSTYGGPAAALTPAKQRTLCRAARAWLAAHDAWSSPCRFDVVCIVREGDTLHLEHCRHAFECEPSVDSGNATWQPW, encoded by the coding sequence CTGAATCTTGGGCGCAAAGGCGAGGAAGCCGCCCGCAAGCTGCTGCAGCGCAGCGGCATGGAACTGCTGGACTGCAACTGGCGCAGCGGCAGGCTTGAACTGGATATTGTCTGCCGCGATGATGACACCATTGTTTTTGTCGAAGTAAAAACCCGCAGCGGTTCAACCTACGGCGGCCCCGCCGCCGCACTGACCCCTGCCAAGCAGCGTACCCTGTGCCGGGCGGCCAGGGCGTGGCTTGCGGCCCACGATGCATGGAGCAGCCCCTGCCGGTTTGATGTGGTCTGCATTGTGCGCGAGGGCGATACCCTGCACCTGGAGCACTGCCGCCATGCCTTTGAATGCGAACCGTCTGTGGATAGTGGCAACGCCACTTGGCAACCCTGGTGA
- the rsmI gene encoding 16S rRNA (cytidine(1402)-2'-O)-methyltransferase — protein MPLNANRLWIVATPLGNPGDLSPRAREVLASADLVLAEDTRRTARLLRECGIEARRLLSFYDHNEAERQEGVLRMLREGQTVALVSDAGTPLLADPGYRLVRACRKEGLAVSPLPGPSAPVTALSAAGIPPLPHSFLGFLPRDAAGRDALFAAFAHVPGALIFFERKDRLKESLAQAARILGPREVAVCRELTKEHEEFIVGRLEDSELLSDELLGEITVIVGPPEHAERTPREEVLLLAQKELAQGGKPRQVARRVQDAVRGWSGKEIYALLTGTEQAEPEA, from the coding sequence ATGCCTTTGAATGCGAACCGTCTGTGGATAGTGGCAACGCCACTTGGCAACCCTGGTGATCTTTCGCCCCGAGCGCGCGAGGTGCTGGCCAGCGCCGACCTTGTGCTGGCCGAGGATACCCGCCGCACTGCCCGCCTGTTGCGCGAGTGCGGCATTGAAGCCCGCCGCCTGCTGAGTTTTTACGATCACAACGAGGCCGAACGTCAAGAGGGCGTATTGCGCATGCTGCGTGAAGGCCAGACCGTTGCCCTGGTCTCCGATGCCGGAACGCCGCTCCTGGCTGATCCCGGTTATCGTCTGGTGCGGGCCTGCCGCAAGGAGGGCCTTGCCGTATCCCCCCTGCCGGGGCCTTCGGCTCCCGTGACGGCCCTTTCCGCCGCTGGCATTCCCCCGCTGCCGCACAGTTTTCTGGGTTTTTTGCCGCGCGATGCCGCAGGGCGCGACGCCCTTTTTGCCGCCTTTGCCCATGTGCCGGGCGCACTCATTTTTTTTGAGCGCAAGGATCGTCTCAAGGAAAGCCTCGCTCAGGCCGCGCGCATTCTTGGCCCCCGCGAGGTGGCCGTGTGCCGGGAATTGACCAAGGAACACGAGGAATTTATAGTAGGTCGTCTGGAAGACAGCGAGCTGCTGTCCGATGAACTGCTGGGCGAAATCACCGTGATTGTCGGCCCGCCGGAACATGCGGAGCGCACCCCAAGGGAAGAGGTGCTGCTGCTGGCCCAAAAGGAACTTGCCCAGGGCGGCAAACCCCGTCAGGTTGCCCGCAGAGTGCAAGATGCCGTGCGCGGCTGGTCGGGCAAGGAAATCTACGCTTTGCTGACGGGCACAGAACAGGCGGAGCCGGAAGCTTAG
- a CDS encoding PTS system mannose/fructose/sorbose family transporter subunit IID, whose translation MYPTRVVLACLARTGCINAAMTARGMQQIGLAYVLEPALRELYPEPQTFARAMSRYAGHSNTHPFMIPLFVGILLSLEQAIAKGALPEGALNSVRETLATTLSALGDSFFSGTLLPLWSLLSISLLLAGFTNIAMLLAVILFGSLLLFRSICFVSGLRYGLTTLARLRKLNLINWVDRLKMVNAALAALVIWHLPISTMKPFPWTAYAMGAAAVLAAAWLVGRMRLPRLLLWIVTTGALILVDLGFIGM comes from the coding sequence ATGTATCCCACACGCGTTGTACTTGCCTGCCTGGCGCGCACAGGCTGCATCAATGCAGCAATGACCGCCCGGGGGATGCAGCAGATAGGTCTGGCCTACGTGCTGGAGCCTGCCCTGCGCGAGCTGTATCCCGAGCCGCAGACCTTTGCCCGCGCCATGAGCCGTTATGCGGGGCACAGCAACACCCACCCCTTCATGATTCCCCTTTTTGTGGGCATCCTGCTCTCGCTTGAGCAGGCCATTGCCAAGGGGGCACTGCCGGAAGGCGCGCTGAATTCCGTGCGCGAAACACTGGCCACAACCCTTTCCGCCCTGGGCGACTCATTTTTCAGCGGCACATTGCTGCCCCTGTGGTCGCTGCTCAGCATCAGCCTGCTGCTGGCGGGCTTTACCAACATTGCCATGCTGCTGGCGGTGATCCTGTTTGGTTCCCTGTTGTTGTTCAGGTCCATCTGTTTTGTTTCCGGTCTGCGGTACGGGCTGACCACGCTCGCCCGCCTGCGCAAGCTCAACCTTATCAACTGGGTGGACAGGCTCAAGATGGTCAATGCGGCGCTGGCGGCACTGGTTATCTGGCATCTGCCCATCAGCACCATGAAGCCCTTTCCCTGGACTGCCTATGCCATGGGCGCCGCAGCGGTGCTTGCCGCCGCATGGCTCGTGGGGCGAATGCGCCTGCCAAGGCTGCTGCTTTGGATTGTGACAACAGGAGCCCTTATTCTCGTGGACTTGGGCTTCATAGGCATGTAG
- a CDS encoding HPr family phosphocarrier protein, whose amino-acid sequence MEEAIEQTPRGLALRVCIGLRNGLHARPAARLAQEAQRYASDIQLVSDTGEVDAKSMLDILSLAPPANAELTLVAQGDDAREALCGLAQFLTNLQD is encoded by the coding sequence ATGGAAGAAGCCATAGAACAAACGCCGCGAGGGCTGGCGCTAAGGGTATGCATTGGCCTGCGCAACGGCCTGCACGCCCGACCGGCGGCCCGGCTGGCGCAAGAGGCGCAGCGCTATGCCTCTGACATACAACTTGTCAGCGACACAGGCGAGGTAGACGCCAAAAGCATGCTCGACATACTTTCTCTTGCGCCCCCCGCCAATGCGGAACTGACCCTGGTGGCTCAGGGTGACGATGCCCGCGAGGCCCTTTGCGGTCTGGCACAATTTTTAACCAATTTACAGGACTGA